The following are from one region of the Salvia hispanica cultivar TCC Black 2014 chromosome 1, UniMelb_Shisp_WGS_1.0, whole genome shotgun sequence genome:
- the LOC125200857 gene encoding receptor-like protein 9DC3 isoform X5, giving the protein MERVSPFFLLFILILFPCLSHATSHQINTDESALLAFKPLVSSDPNNILKRNWTLGTSVCTWLGVTCDSCYNRVTHLNLSRMGLNGSIPPEIGNLSFLVSLNLSGNSLHGHLPKDICRYSNLPSLKELQLSINKLEGEIPVSLGECPQLEILDLSYNNFGGHVPTQIGNITHLKELWLNWNNLRGTIPKEFGALNKLEMMWLDDNKLSGSIPREVWNLTALLELRIKNNSLSGPIPSTIGNLSNMESLDLSFNALNGRIPSTIGNLSNLRYIWLKSNKLNGFIPFTVGNLSNLRYLWLNSNKLNGPIPSTIGNLSNLRYIWLGSNKLNGSIPSTFVNQSKLLQLELNANNLSGEIPPSICNLRFLMVLFLSYNNLEGSFPYCLGNLSASLVILHLNANKLSGPIPSTFTKGCSLQSINLNGNKLEGILPHTLVNCKDVLGIDIGDNKIRDVFPFWMETLPQLRVLVLRSNKFNGAMSLVASNSNTERPFPKLQVLDISHNAFVGILPDRYINKFQGMIDAKENQTDDETKRYLSYLELKLTLKGLDQLMKRLLDTFTTLDVSSNRFSGGIPSSLGNLNSLRYLNLSHNTLNGHIPPSLGSMSLLESLDLSSNKMDGKIPGELAKLTFLAKLNLSINSLEGQIPQVGQLSTFDNESYVGNAGLCGLPLTRKCEGSDGKPSPPHVEVESDREIEWGYVFVAAGYVFGIGIFSWLLLLCPSFRYKYFEKVDDVFEKIFECFQRPKKRDRGRRVVRNQARRQQ; this is encoded by the exons ATGGAGAGAGTTTCCCcatttttcctacttttcaTACTCATATTGTTTCCTTGTCTTAGCCATGCTACTTCTCATCAAATCAATACTGATGAGTCTGCACTTCTTGCTTTCAAACCCCTCGTCTCTTCAGATCCTaacaatattttgaaaagaaattgGACTTTGGGGACCTCTGTTTGTACATGGTTAGGAGTTACTTGTGATTCGTGTTATAATAGGGTGACTCATTTAAATCTCTCGCGTATGGGACTCAATGGGAGCATTCCACCAGAAATCGGaaatctttcttttcttgtttctctaaATTTAAGTGGAAACTCTCTTCATGGTCACTTGCCAAAGGACATCTGCAGATATAGCAACCTTCCAAGTCTTAAAGAACTTCAGCTATCCATCAACAAATTGGAGGGAGAGATACCGGTGAGTTTGGGTGAATGTCCACAACTTGAGATTCTTGACTTGTCATACAACAACTTTGGTGGACATGTACCTACACAAATTGGAAATATCACACACCTTAAGGAATTATGGCTTAATTGGAACAATCTAAGAG GTACTATTCCTAAAGAGTTTGGTGCTCTTAATAAATTAGAGATGATGTGGTTGGATGATAACAAACTTAGTGGATCAATTCCAAGAGAAGTGTGGAACTTGACCGCTCTGCTTGAGTTACGAATCAAGAATAATTCTTTAAGTG GTCCAATACCATCCACCATTGGAAATCTATCAAATATGGAGTCCCTAGATCTCTCTTTCAACGCATTAAATG GTCGCATACCATCCACCATTGGAAATCTATCAAATCTGCGTTACATATGGCTCAAGTCCAACAAGTTAAATG gTTTCATACCATTTACCGTTGGAAATCTATCAAATCTGCGTTACTTATGgcttaattccaacaaattaaatg gtCCCATACCATCTACCATCGGAAATCTATCAAATCTCCGTTACATATGGCTCGGCTCCAACAAGTTAAATG GTTCGATACCATCCACCTTTGTGAATCAATCAAAGCTGTTGCAGTTAGAACTCAACGCCAACAACTTAAGTGGAGAGATTCCTCCATCCATTTGCAACTTGAGATTCCTAATGGTCCTCTTTTTATCATACAATAATTTGGAAGGATCATTTCCATATTGTCTTGGAAACTTAAGCGCTTCACTAGTAATTCTCCATTTGAATGCAAATAAACTTAGTGGCCCCATTCCATCTACATTCACAAAAGGTTGCAGTCTTCAGTCAATCAATCTAAATGGAAACAAATTGGAAGGAATACTACCCCACACCCTAGTCAACTGCAAAGACGTTCTGGGGATTGACATTGGTGATAATAAAATACGAGATGTGTTTCCCTTTTGGATGGAAACACTCCCTCAACTTCGCGTCCTCGTCCTGAGGTCAAATAAGTTCAATGGTGCAATGTCGTTGGTGGCTTCAAACTCAAACACAGAGCGGCCATTTCCAAAGTTGCAAGTATTGGATATATCACATAATGCATTTGTTGGCATTTTACCTGATAGATATATCAACAAATTTCAAGGTATGATAGATGCAAAAGAAAACCAGACTGATGATGAAACAAAAAGATATCTATCTTATTTAGAGTTGAAACTCACATTGAAAGGATTGGATCAGTTAATGAAGCGACTGCTAGATACCTTTACAACCCTCGACGTATCTTCCAACAGATTCTCAGGGGGCATTCCATCTTCTCTAGGGAATCTTAACTCCCTTAGATACTTGAATTTGTCTCACAATACCCTCAATGGACATATACCGCCATCTCTAGGAAGTATGAGTTTGCTCGAGTCTTTGGACTTGTCTTCAAACAAAATGGATGGAAAAATTCCAGGTGAATTGGCAAAGTTGACATTTCTTGCAAAGTTAAACCTTTCAATAAATAGCCTTGAGGGCCAAATACCACAAGTTGGCCAACTTTCCACATTTGATAATGAGTCATATGTGGGAAATGCAGGCTTGTGTGGATTACCATTGACGAGAAAATGTGAGGGGAGTGATGGAAAACCATCACCGCCTCACGTGGAAGTGGAATCGGATAGGGAGATCGAGTGGGGTTATGTGTTTGTTGCTGCTGGATATGTTTTTGGCATAGGAATCTTTTCGTGGTTGCTTTTATTATGCCCAAGTTTCAGGTATAAATACTTTGAGAAAGTTGATGATGTTTTTGAGAAGATATTTGAGTGTTTCCAGCGCCCTAAAAAAAGAGATAGAGGCAGAAGAGTTGTGAGGAATCAGGCTAGAAGACAGCAGTGA
- the LOC125200857 gene encoding receptor-like protein 9DC3 isoform X6 — MERVSPFFLLFILILFPCLSHATSHQINTDESALLAFKPLVSSDPNNILKRNWTLGTSVCTWLGVTCDSCYNRVTHLNLSRMGLNGSIPPEIGNLSFLVSLNLSGNSLHGHLPKDICRYSNLPSLKELQLSINKLEGEIPVSLGECPQLEILDLSYNNFGGHVPTQIGNITHLKELWLNWNNLRGTIPKEFGALNKLEMMWLDDNKLSGSIPREVWNLTALLELRIKNNSLSGPIPSTIGNLSNMESLDLSFNVLNGPIPSTIGNLSNLRYIWLGSNKLNGSIPSTFVNQSKLLQLELNANNLSGEIPPSICNLRFLMVLFLSYNNLEGSFPYCLGNLSASLVILHLNANKLSGPIPSTFTKGCSLQSINLNGNKLEGILPHTLVNCKDVLGIDIGDNKIRDVFPFWMETLPQLRVLVLRSNKFNGAMSLVASNSNTERPFPKLQVLDISHNAFVGILPDRYINKFQGMIDAKENQTDDETKRYLSYLELKLTLKGLDQLMKRLLDTFTTLDVSSNRFSGGIPSSLGNLNSLRYLNLSHNTLNGHIPPSLGSMSLLESLDLSSNKMDGKIPGELAKLTFLAKLNLSINSLEGQIPQVGQLSTFDNESYVGNAGLCGLPLTRKCEGSDGKPSPPHVEVESDREIEWGYVFVAAGYVFGIGIFSWLLLLCPSFRYKYFEKVDDVFEKIFECFQRPKKRDRGRRVVRNQARRQQ; from the exons ATGGAGAGAGTTTCCCcatttttcctacttttcaTACTCATATTGTTTCCTTGTCTTAGCCATGCTACTTCTCATCAAATCAATACTGATGAGTCTGCACTTCTTGCTTTCAAACCCCTCGTCTCTTCAGATCCTaacaatattttgaaaagaaattgGACTTTGGGGACCTCTGTTTGTACATGGTTAGGAGTTACTTGTGATTCGTGTTATAATAGGGTGACTCATTTAAATCTCTCGCGTATGGGACTCAATGGGAGCATTCCACCAGAAATCGGaaatctttcttttcttgtttctctaaATTTAAGTGGAAACTCTCTTCATGGTCACTTGCCAAAGGACATCTGCAGATATAGCAACCTTCCAAGTCTTAAAGAACTTCAGCTATCCATCAACAAATTGGAGGGAGAGATACCGGTGAGTTTGGGTGAATGTCCACAACTTGAGATTCTTGACTTGTCATACAACAACTTTGGTGGACATGTACCTACACAAATTGGAAATATCACACACCTTAAGGAATTATGGCTTAATTGGAACAATCTAAGAG GTACTATTCCTAAAGAGTTTGGTGCTCTTAATAAATTAGAGATGATGTGGTTGGATGATAACAAACTTAGTGGATCAATTCCAAGAGAAGTGTGGAACTTGACCGCTCTGCTTGAGTTACGAATCAAGAATAATTCTTTAAGTG GTCCAATACCATCCACCATTGGAAATCTATCAAATATGGAGTCCCTAGATCTCTCTTTCAACGTATTAAATG gtCCCATACCATCTACCATCGGAAATCTATCAAATCTCCGTTACATATGGCTCGGCTCCAACAAGTTAAATG GTTCGATACCATCCACCTTTGTGAATCAATCAAAGCTGTTGCAGTTAGAACTCAACGCCAACAACTTAAGTGGAGAGATTCCTCCATCCATTTGCAACTTGAGATTCCTAATGGTCCTCTTTTTATCATACAATAATTTGGAAGGATCATTTCCATATTGTCTTGGAAACTTAAGCGCTTCACTAGTAATTCTCCATTTGAATGCAAATAAACTTAGTGGCCCCATTCCATCTACATTCACAAAAGGTTGCAGTCTTCAGTCAATCAATCTAAATGGAAACAAATTGGAAGGAATACTACCCCACACCCTAGTCAACTGCAAAGACGTTCTGGGGATTGACATTGGTGATAATAAAATACGAGATGTGTTTCCCTTTTGGATGGAAACACTCCCTCAACTTCGCGTCCTCGTCCTGAGGTCAAATAAGTTCAATGGTGCAATGTCGTTGGTGGCTTCAAACTCAAACACAGAGCGGCCATTTCCAAAGTTGCAAGTATTGGATATATCACATAATGCATTTGTTGGCATTTTACCTGATAGATATATCAACAAATTTCAAGGTATGATAGATGCAAAAGAAAACCAGACTGATGATGAAACAAAAAGATATCTATCTTATTTAGAGTTGAAACTCACATTGAAAGGATTGGATCAGTTAATGAAGCGACTGCTAGATACCTTTACAACCCTCGACGTATCTTCCAACAGATTCTCAGGGGGCATTCCATCTTCTCTAGGGAATCTTAACTCCCTTAGATACTTGAATTTGTCTCACAATACCCTCAATGGACATATACCGCCATCTCTAGGAAGTATGAGTTTGCTCGAGTCTTTGGACTTGTCTTCAAACAAAATGGATGGAAAAATTCCAGGTGAATTGGCAAAGTTGACATTTCTTGCAAAGTTAAACCTTTCAATAAATAGCCTTGAGGGCCAAATACCACAAGTTGGCCAACTTTCCACATTTGATAATGAGTCATATGTGGGAAATGCAGGCTTGTGTGGATTACCATTGACGAGAAAATGTGAGGGGAGTGATGGAAAACCATCACCGCCTCACGTGGAAGTGGAATCGGATAGGGAGATCGAGTGGGGTTATGTGTTTGTTGCTGCTGGATATGTTTTTGGCATAGGAATCTTTTCGTGGTTGCTTTTATTATGCCCAAGTTTCAGGTATAAATACTTTGAGAAAGTTGATGATGTTTTTGAGAAGATATTTGAGTGTTTCCAGCGCCCTAAAAAAAGAGATAGAGGCAGAAGAGTTGTGAGGAATCAGGCTAGAAGACAGCAGTGA